The Flavobacteriales bacterium genome contains the following window.
TGATGAGCAAGACCAGCACCCCTTACGGCCGGGATGCGCAACTCTTCGACAGCAGCTTCGGTTGGCGGTTCATCAACCCGGCCATGAAGGAGAAGTTCGGTGTGGATGCCATGGGCGAAACGGCGGAGAACCTCTTGGAAGATCAACCCATCAGCCGGGAAGACCAGGACCGATTTGCGCTCTGGAGCCAGCAAAAAGCTGCGGCTGCCCAGTCCAACGGTCGACTCGCACAAGAGATCGCCCCTGTTCCCATCCCTCAACGCAAGGGCGACCCGATCCTGTTCGCCACCGACGAATTCGTAAAGCCCAAGACCACCATGGAAGGTCTGGGCGGTTTGAAGCCCGCCTTCAGGAAGAACGGCACCGTGACGGCCGGTAACAGCAGTGGCCTGAACGATGGTGCCGCCGCCGTGCTGGTGGCCAGCGAGACCGGATTGAAGGAGCATGGGTTGAAGCCTTTGGCCCGCATCGTAACCGCGGCGGTGGTGGGCGTGGAACCACGCATCATGGGCATCGGCCCGGTGAATGCCACCAAACTGGCCCTGAAGCGCGCCGGGGTGAAGCTCGACGACATGGACATCATCGAACTGAATGAAGCCTTTGCGGCCCAAGCCCTTAGCTGCACCAGGGCACTGGGCATTGCTGACAACGACCCCCGCCTTAACCCCAATGGTGGAGCCATCGCCCTAGGCCATCCACTGGGCATGAGCGGGGCCCGTCTGCTGCAAACAGCGGCTCTTGAACTGCAAGCCACCGCTAAGCGTTACGCCCTTTGCACCATGTGCATCGGTGTTGGCCAGGGGTACGCAGCCATAATTGAGCGTGCTTGACCGGTTCACAACCCAGGCTCAAGCGCGACAGGACCGTTTCCCCGGCGCATAGTTTCGCCCCCCTCACCATCGCCCTCCCCACATGGTCGTAACCGAGCAGATCAACCAGTACATCGCCGAGCAGGACGAGTGGAAACGCCGCCTGCTGGTGCGCTTGCGCCAGCTAATCCATGCCGAGTGCCCCGATGCGGTGGAGACCTGGAAATGGAACAGCCCGCACTTCGACCACAAGGGCATCATGATCGGACTGCAGTCGTTCAAGGAGCACGTGGCTGTGTGGTTCCACAAAGGTTCGCTCATCAAGGACCCCAAGAAGCTCTTCCAGCCGCTGGCCAAGGGCGAGGACAAGGGCATGCGGGCCTACCACTTGCACGAAGGGGACGCCATCAACGAAAAGGCGTTTGCCGATCTGGTTTGCCAGGCCGTTGGGTTGAACGAGAAAGGCACCAAGCTCACGGATGCCAAACCACGGCGGGCATTGGTGGTGCCGGAGGAACTGGAAGCCGTGCTGATGAAGGACGAAGCTGCCTGGGCCCACTGGGAGAAGTTCAGCACAAGCCACAAGCGGGAGTACGCCGAGTGGGTGACCGATGCCAAGCAGGAGGAAACCAAGAAGCGCCGCATCGCCCAAGCTTTGGAGATGATCCGCGAGGGGCAGGGCAAGAACGACAAGTACAGCGCCTGAAGAAACCTGACCGAATGAAGAAGCCCCGCCGGTTGGACCAGCGGGGCTTCGTGCTTGTATGGGCAGGGCTTACTTGCCTTCCTCCTTGATGTGGCGGGCGAAACGCTTCTTGAACTTGTCCACGCGACCAGCGGTGTCCACCAGCATCATCTTGCCGGTGTAGAACGGGTGGCTGGTGTGGCTGATATCGATCTTCACCAACGGATACTCCTGGCCTTCGTAGGTGATGGTGTCCTTGGTGTTGGTGCAGCTCTTGGTGATGAACATGTAGTCGTTGCTCATGTCCTTGAACACCACCAAGCGGTAGTTCTCGGGGTGGATGCCTTGTTTCATGGTCGTTTGGTTGTGTCCGCCGCCATCCAACTGTTGGGGAATGTCTGCGAACGGGCCGCGAATGTAGGCGTATATCCTTACCCGACAACCAATGGGTTCCGTGGCTCAGCCCGACTTCCGCAGCAGCACGAACGACCGGTTGTTGTTCCGGAAGTGGTCCAGCAGCAGCCCCACGGTGGCGCCAACGGGTATGGGCTTGTGTACCATGGCTGCGGGCCATTGCCCTGAACGCAGACCGTCCCAGAGGAACCACGTGCCCAGTGCATTGGCAGTGTAGTACTCCCCTGTCAGATGCTTGTAAGCCGCTGCTCCGGCATTTGGGAAGGGCTCAATCAAAGCTGGGTAGTCAGCATCCAAGGCGGTGTCGCCGCAAAGGCCGGTAAGGACCGCGTCCACATGGTCGGTTTCGAGACCGGCACCATGCAGTCCGGTGCGCACTTCCTTCAGGAAATCGGTTGCAGTAAGCCCTTGGTAGAGCCCTGCGGCCAAGACCTCCACGGGAGCTTCGTTCGGCTCGCTGTCCAGAACGAAATAGGCTGAGCCCTCCCCTGCCAGGGCGCCGGGTCCCGGTCGGTCCAATACATCGCGGTTGCCGGTCCGGGCTTCAGCGCGCCAGACACAACATGAAGCTTGGGTGGTGATGAAGCCGGG
Protein-coding sequences here:
- the pcaF gene encoding 3-oxoadipyl-CoA thiolase, with protein sequence MNAAYIVDAVRTPIGSFAGTLAPVRADDLAAHALRELLKRQPGLDPAAIDDVILGCANQAGEDNRNVARMALLLAGYPVSAPGETVNRLCASGMSAVVQAGRAIAANHGDVLIAGGVEHMTRGPWVMSKTSTPYGRDAQLFDSSFGWRFINPAMKEKFGVDAMGETAENLLEDQPISREDQDRFALWSQQKAAAAQSNGRLAQEIAPVPIPQRKGDPILFATDEFVKPKTTMEGLGGLKPAFRKNGTVTAGNSSGLNDGAAAVLVASETGLKEHGLKPLARIVTAAVVGVEPRIMGIGPVNATKLALKRAGVKLDDMDIIELNEAFAAQALSCTRALGIADNDPRLNPNGGAIALGHPLGMSGARLLQTAALELQATAKRYALCTMCIGVGQGYAAIIERA
- a CDS encoding YdeI/OmpD-associated family protein is translated as MVVTEQINQYIAEQDEWKRRLLVRLRQLIHAECPDAVETWKWNSPHFDHKGIMIGLQSFKEHVAVWFHKGSLIKDPKKLFQPLAKGEDKGMRAYHLHEGDAINEKAFADLVCQAVGLNEKGTKLTDAKPRRALVVPEELEAVLMKDEAAWAHWEKFSTSHKREYAEWVTDAKQEETKKRRIAQALEMIREGQGKNDKYSA
- a CDS encoding type B 50S ribosomal protein L31 — protein: MKQGIHPENYRLVVFKDMSNDYMFITKSCTNTKDTITYEGQEYPLVKIDISHTSHPFYTGKMMLVDTAGRVDKFKKRFARHIKEEGK
- a CDS encoding beta-ketoacyl synthase chain length factor; the protein is MSKVFITGASAISAQPTFGGEGALGPRWYEAHPLMATIPDISSFVPPMQARRMTRLVKLGIAAGMDALKKAGVQKPGAVIVGTGDGCKQSTERFLNNMIEHDEQVPDPTAFIGSTHNGVAGQIAMAVDCKGYNYTYLHAGLSFPSALADGLLQVREGQRNVLVGGVDVITPGFITTQASCCVWRAEARTGNRDVLDRPGPGALAGEGSAYFVLDSEPNEAPVEVLAAGLYQGLTATDFLKEVRTGLHGAGLETDHVDAVLTGLCGDTALDADYPALIEPFPNAGAAAYKHLTGEYYTANALGTWFLWDGLRSGQWPAAMVHKPIPVGATVGLLLDHFRNNNRSFVLLRKSG